One genomic window of Stigmatella ashevillena includes the following:
- a CDS encoding ISAzo13 family transposase, producing the protein MKNVDELRTKYEAIAPLLNERSRRRWAALEARAYGYGGISAVARATGLTRNTVMAGLRELQGTEDEPISLERVRHQGAGRRRLAVTDKQLKPLLEKLVNPVTRGDPQHPLRWTSKSTPHLAAELTKQGHSVSAGTVATMLKAMGFSLQSPRKVREGGSHKDRDKQFRHINRQTQLFQKKVQPVISVDTKKKELVGLFKNGGREWQVHGKPEEVNVYDFPPLAEGKAIPYGVYDVTLNAGWVSVGVDHDTPQFAANAIREWWKHMGSKEYPAATELLIVSDSGGSNSARSRVWKIELQRLADDIRMRIHVSHMPPGTSKWNKIEHRLFCHITQNWRGRPLMSYETVVSLISHTTTRTGLKVKATLDRHLYQTGIKAADTEMKELQIKRSRFHGEWNYTFTPRSDLLK; encoded by the coding sequence CGATAGCGCCGCTCCTGAACGAACGTTCTCGTCGTCGGTGGGCGGCACTAGAGGCACGTGCCTATGGATATGGTGGCATCAGTGCTGTGGCACGCGCGACAGGACTGACACGCAACACGGTGATGGCAGGACTGCGTGAACTGCAAGGCACTGAGGATGAGCCAATCTCACTGGAGCGCGTACGGCACCAAGGCGCCGGACGCAGGCGACTGGCGGTGACGGATAAGCAACTCAAACCACTTCTGGAGAAGTTGGTAAACCCAGTTACACGAGGCGATCCACAACACCCCCTGCGTTGGACGAGCAAGAGCACGCCCCATCTTGCTGCTGAGTTGACGAAGCAGGGGCATTCTGTCAGTGCTGGCACTGTGGCGACAATGCTGAAGGCGATGGGCTTCAGCCTGCAATCTCCTCGCAAGGTACGTGAGGGCGGTTCGCACAAGGATCGAGACAAACAGTTCAGACACATCAACCGACAGACGCAGCTATTCCAAAAGAAGGTGCAACCCGTCATATCGGTAGATACCAAGAAAAAGGAGCTTGTAGGGCTCTTCAAAAACGGAGGGCGCGAGTGGCAAGTCCATGGAAAGCCCGAGGAAGTGAACGTCTATGATTTTCCTCCTCTTGCCGAAGGCAAGGCTATCCCGTACGGAGTTTATGATGTAACACTGAACGCAGGTTGGGTGAGCGTTGGTGTCGATCACGACACGCCGCAGTTTGCTGCGAATGCGATTCGTGAGTGGTGGAAACACATGGGAAGCAAAGAGTACCCGGCAGCGACGGAGCTACTCATCGTGTCTGACTCTGGGGGAAGCAACAGCGCTCGCTCGCGAGTATGGAAGATCGAGTTGCAGCGACTTGCCGATGACATCCGCATGCGCATCCATGTCAGCCACATGCCTCCGGGTACAAGTAAATGGAACAAGATCGAGCATCGACTCTTTTGCCACATCACGCAAAATTGGCGAGGTCGGCCGCTCATGAGCTATGAGACAGTAGTGAGCCTCATCAGTCACACAACAACCCGCACAGGCTTGAAGGTCAAGGCAACACTTGATCGACACCTCTATCAGACGGGGATCAAGGCGGCTGATACGGAGATGAAGGAATTACAGATCAAGCGCTCAAGATTCCATGGAGAGTGGAACTACACATTCACTCCACGCTCCGACTTGCTCAAGTAA
- a CDS encoding DUF2019 domain-containing protein yields MKAVQLKGLTAAQLVERYRELSARHGHAIEAGNHKAANRDFDAIVAINNELRTRGIEAHRQLLSLLNDQEPGTRCWAAIDVLAFAPQEGERVLAELAKVPKSLVGLTAEMTLHQWKAGEYKPR; encoded by the coding sequence ATGAAAGCAGTGCAGTTGAAGGGTCTCACTGCAGCTCAACTCGTGGAGAGGTATCGGGAGTTGTCCGCAAGACACGGGCACGCAATCGAGGCGGGCAATCACAAGGCCGCTAATCGTGACTTCGATGCGATTGTGGCAATCAACAATGAGCTTCGTACGCGCGGAATCGAGGCACACCGGCAGCTTTTGAGCTTGCTCAATGATCAAGAGCCAGGGACTCGATGCTGGGCTGCTATAGATGTGCTGGCGTTCGCACCGCAAGAAGGTGAGCGGGTACTTGCTGAACTTGCAAAGGTGCCAAAGAGCTTGGTGGGGCTCACTGCCGAAATGACATTGCACCAATGGAAGGCGGGAGAGTACAAGCCTCGGTGA
- the sitA6 gene encoding SitA6 family polymorphic toxin lipoprotein: MTNPLYLSCLLLLSSAGLPLLGCGTPAPAVQAWEGTNHESHSTCDAPQSDRCVVFACEEAECGAFRCEDVSSEAAARVPLAHDAELARGFRPPMRSPGTHRNWRRAGLREDARPQMTFHFRYRHGFLPAFPRLEGALRKHHLFPQASEFREWFRAHGINIHDWTMVISAQSHLRIHGNDERGGLWNEAWRQFMRSNLHRRLTQEELIRKAFELTYRFDIAGPIVPYGHTLVPQGPQFQAP, translated from the coding sequence ATGACGAACCCTCTCTACCTTTCATGCCTGCTCCTCTTGTCCTCCGCAGGGCTACCACTTCTCGGGTGTGGCACTCCAGCACCTGCCGTCCAAGCGTGGGAGGGTACAAACCACGAGAGCCACAGCACATGCGACGCCCCACAATCGGACCGATGTGTCGTCTTCGCCTGCGAAGAGGCAGAGTGCGGTGCTTTCCGATGCGAGGACGTAAGCTCAGAAGCAGCGGCACGCGTACCTCTGGCACATGATGCCGAGTTGGCGAGAGGTTTCCGCCCTCCCATGCGGAGCCCTGGCACTCATCGCAACTGGAGGCGTGCAGGTCTTCGAGAGGATGCCCGCCCCCAGATGACGTTTCACTTTCGCTACCGCCACGGTTTCCTTCCCGCTTTCCCCCGACTCGAGGGGGCGCTGCGCAAACATCACCTATTTCCTCAGGCGAGCGAGTTCCGAGAATGGTTCCGGGCGCATGGCATCAACATTCATGATTGGACGATGGTCATCTCGGCACAGTCCCACCTGCGCATCCATGGTAACGATGAGCGAGGTGGGCTCTGGAACGAGGCATGGCGGCAATTCATGCGATCCAATCTCCACCGGCGATTGACCCAAGAGGAGTTGATACGCAAAGCCTTTGAGCTGACGTACCGCTTCGACATCGCCGGGCCCATCGTTCCGTATGGCCACACGCTTGTCCCCCAAGGCCCCCAGTTCCAAGCTCCCTAG
- the sitI6 gene encoding SitI6 family double-CXXCG motif immunity protein — MKLYEFKGTEPRFTGNLGNAKHKWGLPGVQPCAVCRAGGGIIGLQYPCVDLSALPTGELKKLSDSWPVPFEEFLRLRELVRPLAPMGALLEPGTRLGPLEGPASGHFGQLFMQNPWSLYLRREAMERLHGMGMRGLKGCPLNVHFRVKRPLELRELDLELHGRFHPDCLPPDRKPPCMKCGNDSLTLPETFWLDARSVPADLDVFRFLDAPGIIIATERLVEAVHHLELDGVVFHELNVR, encoded by the coding sequence ATGAAGCTCTATGAGTTCAAGGGGACGGAGCCCCGCTTCACGGGCAACCTGGGAAATGCGAAACACAAGTGGGGGCTGCCTGGCGTACAGCCCTGTGCCGTATGCCGCGCAGGTGGAGGAATCATCGGGCTGCAATACCCATGCGTGGACTTGTCGGCGCTTCCAACAGGAGAGTTGAAGAAGCTGTCTGACTCATGGCCCGTTCCTTTCGAGGAGTTCCTTCGGTTGCGCGAGCTGGTACGCCCACTGGCGCCCATGGGGGCATTGCTTGAACCCGGTACCCGGCTCGGTCCCCTGGAGGGTCCGGCATCAGGCCACTTCGGCCAGCTCTTCATGCAGAACCCCTGGTCACTCTACCTGCGCCGAGAAGCCATGGAGCGCCTGCATGGCATGGGCATGCGGGGCCTCAAGGGTTGCCCGCTGAACGTGCATTTCCGCGTGAAGCGTCCGCTCGAGTTACGAGAATTGGACCTGGAACTTCACGGAAGGTTCCATCCCGACTGTCTGCCACCAGACCGCAAGCCCCCTTGCATGAAGTGCGGTAACGACTCGCTGACCCTACCGGAGACATTCTGGCTCGACGCCCGATCGGTGCCTGCAGACCTGGATGTTTTCCGGTTCCTTGACGCTCCAGGCATCATCATCGCCACCGAGCGCTTGGTCGAGGCAGTCCACCATCTGGAGTTGGACGGCGTGGTTTTCCACGAGCTGAACGTGCGCTGA